Proteins encoded together in one Cyanobium sp. WAJ14-Wanaka window:
- a CDS encoding histidine phosphatase family protein, whose amino-acid sequence MNTSLELWLVRHGATAWALNGRHTGRTDLPLLPEGEEEARRLAPVLAKQRFAAVLVSPLQRAQRTAELAGLGPLAQVCPDLQEWDYGTYEGITTATIRQSVPDWTIWSHGCPGGETMAAVAERCQRVIDLAQAIANADANAAGAADQASHQPTKVALVAHGHILRSLAGTWLGLGVPGGALLTLATATLSVVGYERQQPAILRWNAPIQSSI is encoded by the coding sequence TTGAACACAAGTCTTGAGCTGTGGTTAGTGCGCCATGGCGCCACGGCCTGGGCCCTGAACGGTCGCCATACCGGCCGCACCGATTTGCCCTTGCTACCCGAAGGAGAGGAGGAGGCCAGGCGCCTGGCCCCCGTCCTTGCCAAGCAGCGCTTCGCCGCGGTGTTGGTCAGTCCACTGCAACGGGCCCAGCGCACCGCTGAGCTGGCTGGCCTGGGCCCGCTCGCCCAGGTCTGCCCGGATCTCCAGGAATGGGACTACGGAACCTATGAAGGCATAACCACCGCAACCATCCGCCAATCAGTGCCTGATTGGACAATCTGGAGCCACGGCTGCCCCGGGGGAGAAACCATGGCAGCCGTTGCGGAGCGCTGCCAGCGGGTAATTGACCTGGCCCAAGCCATCGCCAATGCCGACGCCAACGCAGCAGGGGCTGCAGACCAGGCAAGCCACCAGCCCACCAAGGTGGCCCTAGTGGCCCACGGCCATATCCTGCGCAGCCTGGCCGGCACCTGGCTGGGCCTGGGGGTGCCAGGTGGTGCCCTGCTCACCCTGGCCACCGCCACCCTGAGTGTGGTGGGATATGAGCGGCAACAGCCGGCGATTCTTCGCTGGAATGCACCGATTCAGTCAAGTATCTAA
- a CDS encoding acylphosphatase has protein sequence MPGDSVEAGRRLKALRDAANERRFLAPHQSKPIVVKERWRLLVQGQVQGVGYRACCLTRSKDLGLSGWVKNLADGSVEVEAEGLVQDLTELRIWCETGPAAAVVSGVSVSQISPSGSDWFEVRS, from the coding sequence ATGCCCGGTGATTCCGTCGAGGCTGGCCGCCGCCTCAAGGCGCTGCGCGACGCTGCCAACGAACGGCGCTTCCTAGCCCCCCACCAAAGCAAGCCAATCGTTGTCAAAGAGCGCTGGCGGCTACTCGTGCAGGGGCAGGTGCAGGGGGTCGGCTATCGGGCCTGCTGCCTAACCCGCAGCAAGGACCTGGGCCTGAGCGGCTGGGTGAAAAACTTGGCCGATGGCTCGGTGGAAGTGGAAGCAGAAGGGTTGGTTCAAGACCTCACCGAACTGCGTATCTGGTGCGAAACCGGTCCGGCCGCAGCGGTTGTTAGCGGTGTTTCTGTCAGCCAGATCAGTCCCTCCGGCTCCGATTGGTTTGAGGTGCGCTCTTGA
- the zwf gene encoding glucose-6-phosphate dehydrogenase, with protein MSAVLTNPLRIGLRQERVISPQCLVIFGASGDLTHRKLIPALFELFRQRRLPSEFAVLGCARRPWSDEEFRSRMGEALAAEVAEHPVAWEQFAAGLFYEPVDLEDPPSVVRLGQRLEVIDRQRATRGNRTFYLSVSPNFYGSGCRSLAAAGLLSDPSRSRVVIEKPFGRDYGSAQELNRVVQASAQENQIFRIDHYLGKETVQNILVMRFANTIFEPIWNRNYISSVQITAAETVGVEERAGYYESSGALRDMVQNHLTQMLALITMEAPGRFDPESMRNEKAKVLQAARLANEAEPWKCCVRGQYGPGGSKSQPIAGYRQEPGVNPESTTETYLAMKLFINNWRWQGVPFYLRTGKMLPKRLSEVVLTFREAPVHLFDAAGGAPISNQLILRIQPDEGAEFKFEVKAPGSGMRSRPVDMSFSYDESFGEPSDEGYVRLLADAMLGDPTLYTRNDEVEAAWRLYTPLLELIEDSPAQLPVYPYEARTWGPAAADNLLAEDGLAWRRP; from the coding sequence ATGTCGGCGGTCTTGACCAATCCACTCCGGATCGGCCTTCGGCAGGAGCGGGTGATTTCACCCCAGTGCCTGGTGATTTTTGGCGCCAGTGGTGACCTGACCCACCGCAAGCTGATCCCCGCCCTGTTTGAACTGTTTCGACAGCGGCGCCTGCCCAGTGAATTTGCGGTGTTGGGCTGTGCCCGCCGGCCCTGGAGCGACGAGGAATTTCGCAGTCGCATGGGCGAAGCCCTCGCCGCCGAGGTGGCCGAGCACCCCGTGGCCTGGGAACAATTCGCCGCAGGGCTGTTTTACGAACCGGTGGACCTGGAGGATCCGCCCTCGGTGGTGCGCCTAGGTCAACGGCTCGAAGTGATCGATCGGCAGCGGGCCACCAGGGGCAACCGCACTTTTTACCTTTCGGTATCGCCGAATTTCTACGGCAGCGGCTGCCGTTCCCTCGCCGCCGCCGGGCTCCTGAGCGACCCGAGCCGCAGCCGGGTGGTGATCGAAAAACCCTTCGGCCGCGACTACGGCAGCGCCCAGGAGCTCAACCGGGTGGTGCAGGCCAGCGCCCAGGAAAACCAGATCTTCCGGATCGACCATTACCTCGGCAAGGAAACGGTCCAGAACATCCTGGTGATGCGTTTTGCCAACACCATTTTTGAGCCGATCTGGAATCGCAACTACATCTCCAGCGTGCAGATCACTGCCGCCGAAACGGTGGGGGTGGAGGAGCGGGCCGGCTACTACGAATCCAGTGGCGCCCTGCGGGACATGGTCCAAAACCACCTCACCCAGATGTTGGCCCTGATCACGATGGAGGCCCCCGGCCGCTTTGATCCCGAATCAATGCGCAACGAGAAGGCCAAGGTGCTGCAGGCGGCCCGGCTGGCCAATGAGGCTGAACCCTGGAAATGTTGCGTGCGCGGCCAGTACGGCCCCGGTGGCTCCAAGAGCCAACCAATCGCCGGCTACCGCCAGGAACCCGGCGTCAATCCGGAGAGCACCACCGAGACCTACCTGGCGATGAAGCTGTTCATCAACAATTGGCGCTGGCAGGGGGTGCCCTTCTACCTGCGCACCGGAAAAATGCTGCCAAAACGGCTCAGTGAGGTGGTGCTCACCTTCCGGGAGGCGCCGGTCCACCTGTTTGATGCCGCCGGTGGAGCCCCCATCTCCAACCAGTTGATCCTGAGGATCCAGCCCGATGAGGGCGCGGAGTTCAAATTTGAGGTGAAGGCCCCCGGCTCGGGCATGCGCAGCCGGCCGGTGGACATGTCCTTCTCCTACGACGAGAGCTTTGGCGAGCCCTCGGATGAGGGCTATGTGCGCCTACTGGCCGACGCCATGTTGGGCGATCCCACCCTCTACACCCGCAACGACGAGGTGGAAGCCGCTTGGCGGCTCTATACGCCCCTGCTGGAGCTAATCGAAGACTCGCCAGCCCAGCTGCCCGTTTACCCCTACGAAGCCCGCACCTGGGGACCCGCCGCCGCCGACAACCTGCTGGCCGAAGACGGCCTGGCCTGGCGACGTCCCTAG
- a CDS encoding cobyrinate a,c-diamide synthase: MACLIAAPSSGSGKTLLSLSLAALCRKRGLGLQTFKVGPDYLDPQLLSQVSGRPCRNLDTLLCPEEWVQRSFHWHSSQADLTLVEGVMGLFDGRGPSSEGSSAAIADLLQLPVVLVVEASRQAGSLAALVRGFRDHGPPQVALAGVVLNRVGSERHQALLSEALQAIEVPLLGVLPHHLSLALPSRHLGLLPPGELADLAERQEQWASLAEQHLDLEALLPLMAPAAARHPEHPISWCLSGLQPDPTLSTGSPTQSTLAIASDSAFHFRYPEAGELLEALGVEPIAWSPLADEPLPPGCQGVLLPGGYPELHAPQLAASRRSLKDLARAVRMGLPVLAECGGLLLLGQGLEDPDGTLHPMAGVLPFQAKKGALSLGYRQASADADGLVVRRGEQFVGHEFHRWQLAPVAKPIDAVANFEELWQLEGWGCSPRREGWTAPNVHASWLHLHWAGCPVIPSRLAAASRRCATLPTNGAS, translated from the coding sequence ATGGCCTGCCTGATCGCCGCTCCCAGCAGTGGTAGCGGCAAAACCCTATTGAGCCTGAGCCTGGCGGCCCTCTGCCGGAAAAGGGGCTTGGGGCTGCAAACATTCAAGGTGGGTCCCGACTATCTCGACCCCCAGCTCCTCAGCCAGGTCAGCGGTCGGCCCTGCCGCAATCTCGACACCCTGCTGTGTCCCGAGGAATGGGTGCAACGCAGCTTCCACTGGCACAGCAGCCAGGCCGACCTCACCCTGGTTGAAGGGGTAATGGGTCTGTTTGATGGCCGCGGCCCCAGCAGTGAGGGCAGTTCTGCGGCGATTGCCGACCTACTGCAACTGCCCGTGGTGCTGGTGGTGGAGGCCTCCAGGCAAGCGGGCTCCCTGGCCGCCCTGGTGCGGGGCTTTCGGGACCATGGTCCGCCCCAGGTGGCCCTGGCCGGCGTGGTGCTCAATCGGGTCGGCAGCGAGCGCCACCAGGCCCTGCTCAGCGAAGCGCTCCAAGCCATTGAAGTGCCCCTGTTGGGGGTCTTGCCCCACCACCTGTCCCTGGCCCTGCCATCGCGCCACCTGGGCCTGCTGCCACCGGGGGAGTTGGCCGATCTGGCCGAGCGCCAGGAGCAATGGGCCTCGTTGGCGGAACAACATCTCGATTTAGAAGCCCTGCTGCCCCTAATGGCGCCAGCCGCCGCCCGGCATCCAGAGCACCCAATTAGCTGGTGCCTTTCGGGCCTCCAACCGGACCCAACCCTGTCCACGGGATCGCCCACGCAATCGACCCTGGCGATTGCCAGCGATTCGGCCTTCCATTTTCGCTATCCAGAAGCTGGCGAATTGTTGGAAGCCCTGGGGGTCGAGCCCATTGCCTGGAGCCCCTTGGCCGATGAACCCCTGCCCCCTGGCTGCCAGGGGGTGCTGCTGCCAGGGGGCTACCCCGAACTCCACGCCCCCCAGCTGGCGGCCAGCCGGCGCAGCCTCAAGGATCTGGCAAGGGCCGTCCGCATGGGCCTGCCGGTGCTTGCCGAATGCGGGGGCTTACTACTGCTGGGCCAGGGCCTGGAAGATCCCGACGGAACTCTTCACCCGATGGCAGGGGTGCTGCCCTTTCAGGCAAAAAAGGGGGCCCTGAGCCTGGGCTATCGGCAGGCCAGCGCCGATGCCGATGGCCTAGTGGTGCGCCGCGGCGAGCAATTTGTGGGCCATGAATTTCACCGCTGGCAGCTAGCCCCTGTAGCCAAACCTATCGATGCCGTGGCCAATTTTGAAGAGCTATGGCAGCTTGAAGGATGGGGATGCTCGCCAAGGAGGGAAGGATGGACAGCGCCGAACGTGCACGCCAGCTGGCTGCATCTCCACTGGGCTGGATGCCCGGTGATTCCGTCGAGGCTGGCCGCCGCCTCAAGGCGCTGCGCGACGCTGCCAACGAACGGCGCTTCCTAG
- a CDS encoding GAP family protein has protein sequence MGDPQTAASGLAALLAELSAFGVAIGFSPIHIGVLLLLLLGPKPLQRGGWFVLGWLATAVLAVTLLLSLGHGLLLTMDKGSSHRTGLDLLAAGALLGLGLKELLNTKEETGPPGWTSKLEKFCAMPLPLLIGLSGLLEVASPDDLFLFAKSAGSLLSANLGKGQELLATGLFSLVSGSLLITPLLVLVVLGKDRCQPLLEKAKSWLFAKGDLLVGLVSVALAGYLGWQGIGGLQI, from the coding sequence ATGGGAGATCCACAAACCGCCGCCAGCGGGCTTGCCGCCCTGCTGGCTGAGCTTTCGGCCTTCGGCGTTGCCATTGGCTTTTCCCCCATTCACATCGGCGTGTTGCTGCTGCTGCTGCTGGGCCCCAAGCCCCTGCAACGGGGGGGCTGGTTTGTGCTGGGTTGGCTAGCCACCGCTGTCCTGGCCGTGACCCTGCTGCTCAGCCTTGGCCATGGCCTGCTGCTCACCATGGATAAGGGCAGCAGCCACCGCACCGGCCTGGATCTTCTTGCGGCAGGCGCCCTGTTGGGGCTAGGCCTTAAGGAGCTGCTCAACACCAAGGAGGAAACGGGCCCGCCGGGATGGACCAGCAAGCTCGAAAAATTTTGTGCCATGCCCCTGCCGCTGTTAATCGGCCTCAGCGGCCTGCTGGAGGTGGCCAGCCCAGACGACCTATTCCTATTTGCAAAAAGTGCCGGCAGCCTGCTCTCGGCCAACCTCGGCAAGGGCCAGGAACTGCTGGCCACTGGCCTTTTCAGCCTGGTGAGCGGTTCGCTCCTGATCACCCCCCTACTGGTACTGGTGGTGCTTGGCAAGGACCGCTGCCAGCCCCTACTTGAGAAGGCCAAAAGCTGGCTGTTTGCCAAGGGGGATCTGCTGGTGGGGCTGGTCAGTGTGGCCCTGGCCGGCTACCTGGGCTGGCAGGGCATAGGGGGGTTACAGATCTAG
- a CDS encoding histidine kinase — MANTTSGPVGLPDPEQEGERQELRLLLVATRYHLASPDVRNLLHFLKTGDCGFTVSLEIADPAQQPELLELHRLVATPALVKLEPQPKHVFAGNALTQKLRSWLPRWQQVEAVTGLGMSLRPPEIDGSRTQREVQLEDQLLVLRQENETLIERLGGQERLLRMVAHELRTPLTAAKLALQSHQLGQIDAARFSDVVNRRFDDMEALSKDLLEVGTTRWETLFNPQRLHLGRVAAEAILEIEKLWVGRDLAMVTDIPADLPDVFGDQRRLRQVLLNLLENALKFTPEGGQVKLTMLHRTDQWVQVSICDTGPGIPKNEHDRIFLDRVRLPQTSSTTSGFGVGLSVCRRIAKVHGGRIWVDSEMGKGACFHFTVPVWNGQVSPSPEGRALTKGAADP, encoded by the coding sequence ATCGCAAACACCACATCTGGCCCCGTAGGTCTTCCCGATCCAGAGCAGGAAGGGGAGCGCCAGGAGCTGCGTCTACTGCTGGTGGCCACCAGATATCACCTGGCCAGCCCAGATGTGCGCAACCTGCTCCACTTCCTCAAAACAGGCGATTGCGGTTTCACGGTCTCCCTGGAGATCGCCGATCCGGCCCAGCAACCGGAGTTACTCGAACTGCACCGGCTCGTGGCCACCCCGGCCCTGGTGAAGCTCGAGCCCCAGCCCAAACATGTGTTTGCGGGCAATGCCCTCACCCAAAAATTGCGCAGCTGGCTGCCGCGCTGGCAACAGGTTGAGGCCGTAACGGGCCTGGGCATGAGCCTGAGGCCCCCTGAAATCGATGGCAGCCGCACCCAAAGGGAGGTTCAACTGGAAGATCAGCTGCTGGTGCTCCGCCAGGAGAACGAAACCCTGATCGAGCGGCTAGGGGGCCAGGAAAGGCTGCTGCGGATGGTGGCCCACGAACTGCGCACGCCGCTCACCGCCGCAAAGTTGGCCCTGCAAAGCCACCAACTGGGCCAAATCGATGCGGCCCGCTTCAGCGATGTAGTCAACCGGCGCTTCGACGACATGGAGGCCCTCTCCAAGGATTTATTGGAGGTGGGCACCACCCGCTGGGAAACCCTCTTCAACCCCCAAAGGCTGCACCTGGGCAGGGTGGCGGCTGAGGCAATCCTCGAGATTGAAAAGCTCTGGGTGGGCCGCGATCTGGCCATGGTCACGGACATCCCAGCCGATCTCCCGGATGTGTTTGGGGACCAACGCCGCCTGCGCCAGGTACTACTCAACCTGCTTGAGAACGCCCTCAAATTCACCCCGGAGGGGGGGCAGGTGAAGTTGACGATGCTGCACCGCACCGATCAATGGGTCCAGGTGAGCATTTGCGACACGGGGCCTGGCATCCCCAAAAACGAACACGACAGGATTTTCCTAGACCGGGTTCGGCTGCCGCAAACCTCAAGCACCACCTCGGGATTTGGGGTGGGGCTGTCGGTTTGCCGCCGCATTGCCAAGGTCCACGGTGGCCGCATTTGGGTCGACTCGGAAATGGGCAAGGGAGCCTGTTTCCACTTCACCGTGCCGGTTTGGAATGGCCAGGTATCGCCCAGTCCGGAGGGGCGCGCCTTGACGAAGGGTGCCGCGGACCCGTAG
- a CDS encoding FAD-binding oxidoreductase — MRVTTGRATQLDSRMFTVVVEAFGLGTQRRAERRLSVAFAQLQSTMQAVAQRGGRITAVYAAGAELPPAPATATAPAIAPANSPAETSTVPPKPAAVSHANVPVNLYKPKDPFLGTVTENYSLLAEGAIGRVNHITFDLSGGDPQLHYLEGQSIGIIPDGEDANGKPNKLRLYSIASTRHGDNMAGHTVSLCVRQLQYEKDGETVNGVCSTFLCDIEPGSKVKITGPVGKEMLLPDDEEANVIMFATGTGIAPMRTYLRRMFESTEREKNGWKFRGKAWLFMGSPTTANLLYDDDFNQYVEEYPDNFRYTKAISREQQNTSGGRMYIQDRVSENADEIFALIEDPKTHAYMCGLRGMEPGIDEAMTTAAAAKGLNWAELRPALKKADRWHVETY, encoded by the coding sequence ATGCGCGTAACCACGGGTCGAGCCACTCAACTGGACAGCCGCATGTTCACTGTGGTGGTTGAAGCCTTCGGCCTAGGCACGCAGCGCCGGGCTGAGCGCCGCCTCAGCGTGGCCTTCGCCCAACTGCAGAGCACGATGCAAGCCGTTGCCCAGCGGGGTGGGCGCATTACCGCTGTCTATGCCGCTGGGGCCGAGCTGCCACCTGCCCCAGCCACTGCCACTGCCCCAGCTATTGCCCCAGCCAATAGCCCAGCAGAAACCTCCACCGTTCCTCCGAAACCAGCCGCCGTGTCCCACGCCAACGTTCCTGTCAATCTCTACAAGCCAAAGGATCCCTTCCTAGGCACCGTGACCGAGAACTACAGCCTGCTGGCGGAAGGGGCCATTGGCCGGGTCAATCACATCACTTTTGACCTCAGCGGTGGCGACCCCCAGCTGCACTACCTGGAGGGCCAATCAATCGGCATCATTCCCGATGGCGAAGACGCCAACGGCAAGCCCAACAAGCTGCGTCTCTACTCAATCGCCAGCACAAGGCATGGCGACAACATGGCCGGCCACACGGTTTCCCTCTGCGTGCGCCAGCTGCAATACGAGAAGGACGGCGAAACCGTAAATGGCGTTTGCTCCACCTTCCTCTGCGACATCGAACCGGGTTCCAAGGTAAAAATCACCGGTCCGGTGGGCAAGGAAATGCTCCTTCCCGACGACGAGGAGGCCAACGTGATCATGTTTGCCACGGGCACCGGCATTGCGCCGATGCGCACCTATCTGCGCCGGATGTTCGAATCCACCGAGCGGGAGAAAAACGGCTGGAAATTCCGCGGCAAGGCCTGGCTGTTCATGGGCTCACCCACCACGGCAAACCTCCTCTACGACGACGACTTCAACCAATACGTCGAGGAGTATCCCGACAATTTCCGCTACACCAAGGCCATCAGCCGTGAGCAGCAAAACACCAGTGGCGGCCGGATGTACATCCAGGACCGGGTCAGCGAAAACGCCGATGAAATCTTCGCCTTAATCGAAGATCCCAAAACCCACGCCTACATGTGTGGACTGAGGGGCATGGAGCCCGGCATCGACGAGGCGATGACCACCGCCGCCGCCGCCAAGGGCCTGAACTGGGCAGAACTGCGGCCAGCCCTTAAAAAAGCCGACCGCTGGCACGTGGAAACCTATTGA
- a CDS encoding ATP-dependent RecD-like DNA helicase encodes MGSDPQLTTDQEAAVQAFQAWLALPPDGMPFVLSGYAGTGKTFLSMRFLAQVEAAGLCWTVVAPTHKAVGVLRQHLSMAGLKATWFPSTIHRLLRLKLKRQGDLERCEETEQTAMALEHLGLVLIDEASMVDSALLEIVLRCAHFFRARLVFVGDPAQLPPVGEPHSPVFGLGRAQQVQLTQVVRHQGPVLRLATGLRQGALPCRRPPTMAPVSTGEGMVALLDRSAWLSAAQAALRRSAETDNPDLVRILCYTNRSLDQLVPIARRALHGEMADQLAVLPGEVLITRTAVMAPACREGEDAGEEPDMLLGSNRELVVRDVAPESCDLADFGLAALPGIGVPVIETLNVSVEAGDAQLTLRLLPPLGSQARQALDAVLARLRQLAKEAGKQDGKPIWRRFFLVRDAFASLGPAAVLTVHRSQGSTFGEVFVDGDVFWPADLVLRRQLVYVAVSRASQAVTLMAAGAPADRQIWQEWMRVDT; translated from the coding sequence ATCGGGAGCGACCCCCAGCTCACCACCGATCAGGAGGCGGCCGTTCAAGCTTTTCAGGCCTGGTTGGCCCTGCCGCCTGATGGCATGCCCTTTGTGCTGAGCGGCTATGCCGGCACGGGAAAAACCTTCCTGTCGATGCGCTTCTTGGCCCAGGTGGAGGCTGCCGGACTCTGTTGGACCGTGGTGGCCCCCACCCATAAGGCCGTGGGGGTGCTGCGCCAACACCTGTCCATGGCGGGGCTCAAGGCCACCTGGTTTCCCTCCACCATCCATCGGCTGCTGCGGCTCAAGCTCAAACGCCAGGGCGATCTGGAGCGCTGCGAGGAAACCGAGCAAACGGCCATGGCCCTTGAGCACCTGGGGCTGGTGCTGATTGATGAGGCCTCGATGGTCGATAGCGCCCTGTTGGAGATTGTGCTGCGCTGTGCCCACTTCTTTCGGGCCCGGCTGGTTTTTGTGGGGGATCCGGCCCAATTGCCGCCCGTGGGGGAACCCCATAGCCCGGTGTTTGGCCTCGGCCGTGCCCAGCAGGTCCAGCTCACCCAGGTGGTGCGTCACCAGGGCCCGGTGTTGCGGTTGGCCACGGGGCTTAGGCAGGGGGCCCTGCCCTGCCGCCGTCCCCCGACCATGGCGCCGGTTAGCACCGGGGAGGGGATGGTGGCCCTGCTTGATCGCTCCGCCTGGCTATCGGCGGCCCAGGCGGCCCTGCGCCGCAGCGCCGAGACCGACAACCCTGATCTGGTGCGCATTCTTTGCTACACCAACCGTTCCCTGGACCAGCTCGTGCCGATTGCCCGGCGGGCCCTGCACGGCGAAATGGCCGATCAGTTGGCCGTGTTGCCCGGGGAAGTATTGATTACCCGCACGGCCGTGATGGCGCCCGCTTGCCGTGAGGGGGAGGATGCCGGCGAAGAACCAGACATGTTGTTGGGCTCCAACCGGGAGCTGGTGGTCAGGGATGTGGCGCCCGAGAGCTGCGATCTGGCCGACTTTGGCTTGGCCGCCTTGCCCGGGATTGGGGTGCCCGTTATCGAGACGCTCAACGTCTCGGTGGAGGCTGGCGATGCCCAGCTCACCCTGCGCCTGCTTCCCCCATTGGGCTCCCAGGCCCGCCAGGCCCTGGATGCGGTGTTGGCCCGCCTACGCCAGCTGGCCAAGGAGGCGGGCAAACAGGATGGCAAGCCCATCTGGCGCCGCTTTTTCCTGGTGCGTGATGCCTTTGCCTCGCTCGGGCCGGCGGCGGTGCTCACCGTGCATCGAAGCCAGGGCAGCACCTTTGGCGAAGTGTTTGTGGATGGCGATGTGTTTTGGCCCGCCGATTTGGTGCTGCGTCGCCAATTGGTCTACGTGGCGGTGAGCCGTGCCAGCCAGGCCGTGACCCTGATGGCGGCTGGGGCCCCGGCCGATCGCCAAATTTGGCAGGAGTGGATGCGGGTTGATACCTAG
- a CDS encoding SRPBCC family protein, translated as MERLPQGTRRLAVQLRLALDPKWIWGVLTDYANLSRYIPNLASSRQLWRRGNRVGLEQVGTQKFCGLRFSAKVELELEEDREAGLLRFSMRQGDFRRFEGSWQISALPQGDSQLSSLVYELTVQGRPGMPIGIIEQQLREDLASNLRAVQKEAQRRALKAR; from the coding sequence ATGGAGCGCCTGCCCCAGGGCACTCGTCGCCTGGCCGTTCAGTTGCGCTTGGCCCTCGATCCCAAATGGATCTGGGGGGTGCTGACCGATTACGCCAATTTGAGCCGTTACATCCCCAACCTGGCCTCCTCTCGCCAGCTTTGGCGCCGCGGCAACAGGGTGGGCCTGGAGCAGGTGGGCACCCAGAAATTTTGTGGCCTGCGCTTCAGCGCCAAGGTGGAGCTGGAGCTTGAGGAGGATCGGGAGGCTGGTCTGCTGCGTTTCAGCATGCGCCAGGGTGATTTTCGCCGTTTCGAAGGCAGTTGGCAGATCAGTGCCCTACCCCAGGGGGACAGCCAGCTCAGCAGCCTGGTTTATGAACTGACGGTGCAGGGCCGTCCTGGCATGCCGATCGGCATCATTGAGCAACAACTGCGCGAAGACCTGGCCAGCAACCTGCGGGCCGTTCAAAAGGAAGCCCAGCGTCGGGCCCTCAAGGCTCGATAG
- a CDS encoding glucose-6-phosphate dehydrogenase assembly protein OpcA — protein MSTQLTLQPPLALPPAEVSSYLESLWSKDLDSSPGAATFTLVVWEGAWLEQQLVRCGRLDGPITGLLNEPVLEAARAAAGACNLPLSTAPMDPQLAWAIGNLAGNHRAEDLRGQFVEGAISAQMPRRLITLAPTLDGNKPLETLVAAYCPLPDEGSGGSACGDVVVLRGGSGTLSQSLDLVQPLIAADLPCWVWWNSSLDEAPEVMAALATGQRRLVVDSSLGDPRSCLDLLVARINAGQPINDLNWLRLRSWRESLAMVFDPPSRRDALNHVVQLDLDVEGTNPVKGLLLAAWLADRLGWHLVSSYEVDCDGPGQGIGAEFERSDGQTVRFRQMTVPVGVPKTHPGAMVGLRLICQSSQGSPLCVILCSESGGCMRLESGGMASMQLAEEVVPLPNESEEMEMARLLSGSHDSTSPLLAAAAPLAAKLLPH, from the coding sequence ATGTCGACCCAGCTAACCCTCCAGCCCCCCCTGGCCCTGCCCCCGGCCGAGGTCTCCAGCTACCTGGAGAGCCTTTGGAGCAAGGACCTGGACAGTTCCCCAGGCGCCGCCACCTTCACCCTGGTGGTGTGGGAGGGGGCTTGGCTGGAGCAGCAGCTGGTGCGCTGCGGACGCCTGGATGGGCCGATCACAGGACTGCTCAACGAACCGGTACTGGAGGCTGCCCGGGCGGCGGCGGGCGCCTGCAACCTGCCCCTCAGCACCGCGCCTATGGATCCCCAGCTGGCCTGGGCGATCGGCAACCTCGCTGGCAATCACCGCGCAGAGGATCTGCGGGGTCAGTTTGTGGAGGGAGCCATCAGCGCCCAAATGCCCCGGCGGTTAATCACCCTGGCCCCCACCCTGGATGGCAACAAGCCCCTAGAAACCCTGGTGGCGGCCTATTGCCCGCTCCCCGATGAGGGCTCGGGCGGGTCCGCCTGCGGCGATGTGGTGGTGCTGCGGGGCGGCAGCGGCACCCTCAGCCAAAGCCTGGATCTAGTGCAACCCCTAATCGCTGCAGACCTGCCCTGCTGGGTGTGGTGGAACAGCAGCCTCGACGAGGCCCCCGAGGTGATGGCAGCCCTGGCTACGGGCCAGCGGCGCCTGGTGGTGGATTCCTCCCTAGGTGATCCGCGGAGCTGCCTCGACCTGCTGGTGGCCCGGATCAATGCGGGCCAGCCGATCAACGACCTCAACTGGCTCCGGCTGCGCAGTTGGCGGGAATCGCTGGCGATGGTGTTTGACCCACCCTCCAGGCGTGACGCCCTCAACCATGTGGTGCAGCTCGACCTAGACGTGGAGGGCACCAACCCCGTCAAGGGGCTGCTGCTGGCGGCCTGGCTAGCCGACCGACTGGGTTGGCACCTGGTGTCGAGCTACGAAGTGGATTGCGATGGCCCAGGCCAGGGCATCGGCGCCGAATTTGAACGCAGCGACGGCCAGACCGTGCGCTTCCGCCAAATGACTGTGCCCGTAGGCGTGCCCAAAACCCATCCGGGGGCCATGGTGGGCCTGCGGCTGATCTGCCAGAGCAGCCAGGGTTCCCCCCTCTGCGTGATCCTCTGTTCCGAATCGGGCGGCTGCATGCGCCTGGAATCGGGGGGCATGGCCAGCATGCAATTGGCGGAGGAAGTAGTGCCCCTGCCCAACGAGAGCGAGGAAATGGAAATGGCCAGGCTGCTCTCAGGCAGCCACGACTCCACCAGCCCATTGCTGGCGGCAGCAGCTCCCCTAGCCGCCAAGCTGCTGCCCCACTGA